In one window of Rhodopseudomonas palustris HaA2 DNA:
- a CDS encoding exodeoxyribonuclease III translates to MKIATFNVNNVNKRLPVLLGWLKAAKPDIVCLQELKAAQDDFPEAALLKAGYSAAWVGQKTWNGVAILARKRAEIVVTRRALPGDAKDLQSRYLEAAVAGMIVGCLYAPNGNPQPGPKFQYKLAWMKRLNRHAAKLLKSGVPVVLAGDFNVVPTPADIYPTRSWDKDALLQPEPRALFAALLKQGWTDALRALHPEQAPYTFWTYWRNRFERDHGLRIDHLLLDPASAQRLARGGVDRAIRGAPDASDHAPAWIVLK, encoded by the coding sequence CTGAAGATCGCCACCTTCAACGTCAACAACGTCAACAAGCGGCTGCCGGTGCTGCTCGGCTGGCTGAAGGCGGCGAAGCCGGACATCGTCTGCCTGCAGGAGCTGAAGGCGGCGCAGGACGACTTTCCGGAAGCGGCGCTGCTCAAGGCTGGCTATTCCGCCGCCTGGGTCGGACAGAAGACCTGGAACGGTGTCGCGATTCTCGCCCGCAAGCGCGCCGAGATCGTGGTCACCCGCCGGGCCTTGCCGGGCGACGCCAAGGATCTGCAGAGCCGCTATCTGGAAGCCGCGGTCGCCGGGATGATCGTCGGCTGCCTGTACGCGCCGAACGGCAATCCACAGCCCGGGCCGAAATTCCAGTACAAGCTGGCCTGGATGAAACGGCTCAACCGGCATGCGGCCAAGCTGCTGAAGAGCGGTGTGCCGGTGGTGCTGGCCGGCGATTTCAACGTGGTGCCGACGCCGGCCGACATCTACCCGACGCGGTCGTGGGACAAGGATGCGCTGCTGCAGCCGGAGCCGCGGGCGCTGTTCGCCGCCTTGCTGAAGCAGGGCTGGACTGACGCGCTGCGCGCGCTGCATCCCGAGCAGGCGCCGTACACGTTCTGGACCTACTGGCGAAACCGGTTCGAGCGCGACCACGGGCTGCGGATCGATCATTTGCTGCTCGACCCGGCCAGTGCGCAGCGGCTGGCGCGCGGCGGCGTCGACCGCGCGATCCGCGGCGCTCCGGACGCCAGCGACCATGCGCCGGCCTGGATCGTGCTGAAATAG
- a CDS encoding tRNA-uridine aminocarboxypropyltransferase, producing MATPSKPQTPPRAEPIPECARCGKPLPLCICDSVEPLTSKIQLLVLQHPQEQDRGLGSARLAAQHFDNAVVKIGLSWPSLSKALGRTVHDPSRWAVLYLGSARASELATGAEIIAIDRKGQAEPYQDDILDSIQGVILLDGTWSQAKALWWRNAWMLKCQRVILDPAAPSRYGKLRKEPRSDGLSTLEAAALLLSRLQHRPDIETTLLAAFDRMLARYREVQAEMPELAPKPKKRDYRRKKRG from the coding sequence ATGGCAACCCCGTCGAAACCCCAGACGCCGCCGCGCGCCGAGCCGATCCCGGAATGCGCGCGCTGCGGCAAGCCGCTGCCGCTGTGCATCTGCGACAGCGTCGAGCCGCTGACCAGCAAGATCCAGCTCCTGGTCCTGCAGCATCCGCAGGAGCAGGACCGCGGGCTCGGCAGCGCGCGGCTGGCCGCGCAGCATTTCGACAACGCCGTGGTCAAGATCGGGCTGTCGTGGCCGAGCCTGTCGAAGGCGCTCGGCCGCACCGTGCACGATCCGTCGCGCTGGGCGGTGCTGTATCTCGGCTCGGCGCGTGCGTCGGAGCTCGCCACCGGCGCCGAGATCATCGCGATCGATCGCAAGGGCCAGGCCGAGCCGTATCAGGACGACATTCTCGACAGCATCCAGGGCGTGATCCTGCTCGACGGCACCTGGAGCCAGGCCAAGGCGCTGTGGTGGCGCAATGCCTGGATGCTGAAATGCCAGCGCGTGATCCTCGATCCGGCGGCGCCCTCGCGCTACGGCAAGCTGCGCAAGGAGCCGCGCAGCGACGGCCTGTCGACGCTGGAAGCCGCCGCGCTGTTGCTCAGCCGGCTGCAGCATCGCCCCGACATCGAGACCACGCTGCTGGCCGCGTTCGACCGCATGCTGGCGCGCTATCGCGAGGTCCAGGCGGAGATGCCGGAGCTGGCGCCGAAGCCGAAGAAGCGGGACTACCGTCGCAAGAAGCGCGGGTGA
- a CDS encoding efflux RND transporter permease subunit yields the protein MASMSGPFIARPVGTTLLAIGLFLLGMVSYAVLPVAAIPNVDFPMVMVTASRPGAAPSVMAATVAAPLERRLGEIAGLDKITSTSSLGTTRIQLQFSIGRNIDKAARDVQAAINASVSDLPTDLPTLPKFRKFNSAAAPVFILALTSKTMPVSAIYDVADTVLAQRISQVPGVGDVTVSGADQPAVRIALNPVALSNAGIATDDVRTAIINANPVGPVGTFDGDRQSETIATNPQMRTAAQFRDIVIKSGNGNTLRLSDVATVSDATRNSRQIAWYNKQPAVLIQITKQGDANVIETVDRVKALLPELKRWMPASVEISVVTDRTGTIRASVDDMLWTLLATAVLVMVVVLTFLRRLTPTIAAGVSVPLALAGTCAGMWLTGFSINNLSLMALAIAVGFVVDDAIVMIENMYRNLERGMEPVRAATEGAKQIGFTVLSISLSLVAAFAPLIFMDGLVGRLLREFSLTLTYAIAVSTVVSLTVTPMICAHFIRAETTPRQPNWYDRVVDGTLNRIVGFYAWTLRAVLGFPGLTMLVFFATIALTVTLYVKVPKGFFPIDDSGFVIGSTRASADVSFQAMRKLQEQLADIVMADPAVAGVGSVLGGGGGPGGGGSNRGTMFINLKPSAERDGVTTQQVIDRLRRQLGQVAGIRLFMFAAQDLRAGGRQSDSNYQYTIASPDLDLLQKWAPIIGTRMQTVEGITDVSSDRDDGGLELTLSIDRNMASRLGVSVQDIDNALNNAFSQRQIATIYTQRNQYQVVLEIDPKFQNDPTDLDRIFVAGADGAQVPLSAVVKARRGLSPLAVFHSQSIPSTTVSFNLLPDVPLQDATANIQRAVDELHMPEGIRGSFDGTAGDFGAASSKQPLLLLAALIAMYIVLGVLYESLAHPLTIISTLPSAGLGALLALLVTGTQLTVIAFVGIIMLIGIVKKNGIMMVDFALEAERVRGMSSADAIFEACIVRFRPILMTTLAALFAAIPLVVAVGPGTELRRPLGITIIGGLLVSQVLTLYTTPVIYLLIDRARQWRRRKPAPVAAPAE from the coding sequence ATGGCCTCGATGTCCGGGCCTTTCATCGCCCGACCGGTCGGCACCACGCTGCTGGCGATCGGGCTGTTTCTGCTCGGCATGGTGTCCTACGCCGTGCTGCCGGTGGCGGCGATCCCCAACGTCGATTTCCCGATGGTGATGGTGACGGCGTCGCGGCCGGGCGCGGCACCCTCGGTGATGGCGGCGACGGTCGCCGCGCCGCTGGAGCGGCGGCTCGGCGAGATCGCGGGGCTGGACAAAATCACCTCGACCAGTTCGCTCGGCACCACGCGGATCCAGTTGCAGTTCTCGATCGGCCGCAACATCGACAAGGCCGCCCGCGACGTCCAGGCGGCGATCAACGCCTCGGTCAGCGACCTGCCGACCGACCTGCCGACGCTGCCGAAATTCCGCAAATTCAACTCCGCCGCGGCGCCGGTGTTCATCCTGGCGCTGACCTCCAAGACGATGCCGGTGAGCGCGATCTACGACGTCGCCGACACCGTGCTGGCGCAACGCATCTCGCAGGTGCCCGGCGTCGGCGACGTCACGGTCTCCGGCGCCGACCAGCCGGCGGTGCGGATCGCGCTCAATCCGGTGGCGCTGTCGAATGCAGGCATCGCGACCGACGACGTTCGCACCGCGATCATCAACGCCAATCCGGTCGGCCCGGTCGGCACCTTCGACGGCGACCGCCAGAGCGAGACGATCGCGACCAATCCGCAGATGCGCACCGCGGCGCAATTCCGGGACATCGTGATCAAAAGCGGCAACGGCAACACGCTGCGGCTGTCGGACGTCGCCACGGTGTCCGACGCCACCCGCAACAGCCGTCAGATCGCCTGGTACAACAAGCAGCCCGCGGTGCTGATCCAGATCACCAAACAGGGCGACGCCAACGTGATCGAGACGGTCGATCGCGTGAAGGCGCTGCTGCCGGAACTGAAACGCTGGATGCCGGCGTCGGTGGAGATCTCGGTGGTGACCGACCGCACCGGAACGATCCGCGCCAGCGTCGACGACATGCTGTGGACGCTGCTGGCCACCGCCGTGCTGGTGATGGTGGTGGTGCTGACCTTCCTCCGGCGGCTGACGCCGACGATCGCCGCCGGCGTCTCGGTGCCGCTGGCGCTGGCCGGCACCTGCGCCGGGATGTGGCTCACCGGCTTCTCGATCAACAATCTGTCGCTGATGGCGCTGGCGATCGCGGTCGGCTTCGTCGTCGACGACGCCATCGTGATGATCGAGAACATGTACCGCAATCTCGAGCGCGGAATGGAGCCGGTCCGCGCCGCGACCGAAGGGGCGAAGCAGATCGGCTTCACCGTGCTGTCGATCAGCCTGTCGCTGGTCGCGGCGTTCGCGCCGCTGATCTTCATGGACGGGCTGGTCGGCCGGCTGTTGCGCGAATTCTCGCTGACGCTGACCTATGCGATCGCGGTGTCGACCGTGGTGTCGCTGACGGTGACGCCGATGATTTGTGCGCATTTCATTCGCGCCGAAACGACGCCGCGCCAGCCGAACTGGTACGACCGCGTGGTCGACGGCACGCTGAACCGCATCGTCGGATTCTATGCCTGGACGCTGCGCGCGGTACTCGGCTTTCCCGGCCTCACCATGCTGGTGTTCTTCGCCACTATCGCACTGACCGTGACGCTCTACGTCAAGGTGCCGAAGGGCTTCTTCCCGATCGACGATTCGGGCTTCGTGATCGGATCGACGCGCGCTTCGGCCGACGTCTCGTTCCAGGCGATGCGCAAGCTGCAGGAACAACTCGCCGACATCGTGATGGCCGATCCCGCCGTCGCCGGCGTCGGTTCGGTGCTGGGCGGCGGCGGCGGGCCGGGCGGCGGCGGCTCCAATCGCGGCACCATGTTCATCAATCTCAAGCCGTCGGCGGAGCGCGACGGCGTCACCACGCAGCAGGTGATCGACCGGCTGCGCCGCCAGCTCGGCCAGGTCGCCGGCATCCGGCTGTTCATGTTCGCGGCGCAGGATCTGCGCGCTGGCGGGCGGCAGAGCGATTCCAATTATCAGTACACCATCGCCAGCCCGGACCTCGATCTGTTGCAGAAATGGGCGCCGATCATCGGCACGCGGATGCAGACGGTGGAGGGCATCACCGACGTCTCCAGCGACCGCGACGACGGCGGCCTCGAACTGACGCTGTCGATCGACCGCAACATGGCGTCGCGGCTCGGCGTCTCGGTGCAGGACATCGACAACGCCCTCAACAACGCGTTTTCGCAGCGTCAGATCGCGACGATCTATACCCAGCGCAACCAGTATCAGGTGGTGCTGGAGATCGACCCGAAATTCCAGAACGACCCGACCGATCTGGATCGGATCTTCGTCGCCGGCGCCGATGGCGCGCAGGTGCCGCTGTCGGCGGTGGTGAAGGCCAGACGCGGGCTGTCGCCGCTGGCGGTGTTCCACTCGCAGTCGATCCCCTCGACCACGGTGTCGTTCAACCTGCTGCCGGATGTGCCGTTGCAAGACGCGACGGCCAATATCCAGCGCGCGGTCGACGAATTGCACATGCCGGAGGGCATCCGCGGCTCGTTCGACGGCACCGCCGGCGATTTCGGCGCCGCCTCCAGCAAGCAGCCGCTGCTGCTGCTGGCGGCCCTGATTGCGATGTACATCGTGCTCGGCGTGCTCTACGAGAGCCTGGCGCATCCGCTGACGATCATTTCGACGCTGCCCTCCGCCGGTCTCGGCGCGCTGCTGGCGCTGTTGGTCACCGGCACGCAACTGACGGTGATCGCGTTCGTCGGCATCATCATGCTGATCGGCATCGTCAAGAAAAACGGAATCATGATGGTGGATTTTGCGCTGGAGGCCGAACGCGTGCGCGGGATGTCGTCCGCGGACGCGATCTTCGAGGCCTGCATCGTCCGCTTTCGGCCGATCCTGATGACCACGCTGGCCGCCTTGTTCGCCGCGATCCCGCTGGTGGTCGCGGTCGGGCCCGGCACCGAGCTGCGCCGGCCGCTCGGCATCACCATCATCGGCGGATTGTTGGTGTCGCAGGTGCTGACGCTGTACACCACGCCGGTGATCTATCTGCTGATCGACCGGGCGCGACAATGGCGCAGGCGCAAGCCCGCGCCCGTCGCGGCCCCCGCGGAGTAG
- a CDS encoding efflux transporter outer membrane subunit, with translation MSTILRYLGRSVRMVAASAFVLGAGGCILTKDLPDPALDLPPRYKSASLNTVDAPPALDWWRGFRSAELTQLMEEAQTVNLDIAAATARILQADAQARITGAALLPSITGNGSGSQNKTSGSNVSNTTIAGRRYATYSASLSASYEIDFWGKNHDAALAAEETATATRFDRDVVALTTMASVANAYFQVLATQDRLRTSRENIASAQRILDAIKQRLAAGTGSDLDVAQQESVLANQRAAVPPLQLTLAQNINTLATLVSRPPESVKIVGGSLNRISSPRVTPGLPSELLTQRPDIRRQEAQLASATANVGSARAQFFPSIQLTGQGGYQSAVLASLFTPQATFSSLAAGLTQPIFDGGRIQGNFDLTRAQQEELLQTYRKTVVSAFADVDNALESIKQNTERLRLQRQVVASSRRAFNLAEQQLRAGTADIVTVLNTQLTLFTAEDALIQTQLARYLAIVSLFQALGGGWEPRMERPLNAL, from the coding sequence ATGAGCACCATATTGCGCTACCTTGGTCGGTCCGTGAGGATGGTTGCCGCCTCGGCGTTCGTCCTCGGCGCCGGCGGCTGCATCCTGACCAAGGACCTGCCGGACCCGGCGCTGGATCTGCCGCCGCGCTACAAGTCGGCGTCGCTGAACACCGTCGACGCGCCGCCGGCGCTCGACTGGTGGCGCGGCTTCCGTTCGGCCGAGCTGACGCAATTGATGGAAGAGGCGCAGACCGTCAATCTCGACATTGCCGCGGCGACCGCGCGCATCCTGCAGGCGGACGCCCAGGCGCGGATCACCGGGGCGGCGCTGCTGCCCTCGATCACCGGCAACGGCAGCGGCTCGCAGAACAAGACCTCGGGCAGCAATGTCTCGAACACCACGATCGCCGGCCGCCGCTACGCCACCTATTCGGCATCGCTGAGCGCGAGCTACGAAATCGATTTCTGGGGCAAAAATCACGACGCCGCGCTGGCGGCCGAGGAGACCGCGACCGCCACGAGGTTCGACCGCGACGTGGTCGCGCTGACCACGATGGCGAGCGTCGCCAACGCCTATTTCCAGGTGCTGGCGACCCAGGACCGGCTCCGCACCTCGCGCGAGAACATCGCCAGCGCGCAGCGGATTCTCGACGCCATCAAGCAGCGGCTCGCCGCCGGCACCGGTAGCGATCTCGACGTCGCCCAGCAGGAGAGCGTGCTGGCGAATCAGCGCGCCGCGGTGCCGCCGCTGCAATTGACGCTGGCGCAGAACATCAACACGCTGGCGACGCTGGTGTCCCGTCCGCCGGAAAGCGTGAAGATCGTCGGCGGCTCGCTGAACCGGATCTCGTCGCCGCGGGTGACGCCGGGGCTGCCGTCCGAACTGCTGACGCAGCGGCCGGACATCCGCCGCCAGGAGGCGCAGCTCGCGTCCGCGACGGCCAATGTCGGCAGCGCGCGGGCGCAGTTCTTCCCGAGCATTCAATTGACCGGGCAGGGCGGCTATCAGAGCGCGGTGCTGGCCTCGCTGTTCACGCCGCAGGCGACCTTCTCCAGCCTCGCGGCCGGGCTGACCCAGCCGATCTTCGACGGCGGCCGCATCCAGGGCAATTTCGACCTGACCCGGGCGCAGCAGGAGGAACTGCTGCAGACCTACCGCAAGACCGTGGTGTCGGCCTTCGCCGACGTCGACAACGCGCTCGAATCGATCAAGCAGAACACCGAGCGGCTGCGTCTGCAGCGACAGGTGGTGGCGTCGTCGCGGCGGGCTTTCAATTTGGCCGAACAGCAACTACGTGCAGGAACGGCCGACATCGTCACCGTTCTCAACACGCAACTGACACTGTTCACGGCGGAAGATGCGCTGATCCAGACGCAATTGGCGCGCTATCTGGCGATCGTCAGCCTGTTTCAGGCGCTCGGGGGCGGCTGGGAGCCGAGGATGGAAAGACCGCTCAATGCTCTTTAA
- a CDS encoding multidrug efflux RND transporter permease subunit has translation MSVSEPFIRRPIATSLLGVALLLGGVLGYFSLPVSALPQVDFPTVQVSTRLPGASPDVVASLITAPLERQLGQIPSLTAMTSTSSFGVSQVSLQFDLNRDIDGATQDVQAAINAAAGILPKNLPYPPTYAKVNPADAPVMTLALTSTTASLRAMSDIADTMLAQRLAQISGVGRVAVLGGLKPAVRVQADLARLAAYGISMEDLRTAIAGANVSGPKGSLDGAQQAYTIAANDQIATAEAYKPIIVAYRNGSPVTIGDVANILDGLENDRTGAWYQGTPSVILDIQRQPGANVIEVVRGIRAEIPKLQRIIPAGVKLTVVSDRTETIRASVNDVQFTLLLSVGLVTLVVLLFLRSMRATIIAGVALPLSLITSFGVMYFAGFSLDNLSLMALTIGTGFVVDDAIVMIENIVRHMEEGENPMQAALSGASEIGFTVISLTMSLIAVFIPLLFMSGLVGRMFREFALTLTIAVVTSAIVSLTLTPMMCSRLLKHAHEERQVPGLAAITRWIDRGAEAYHRSLLWVLKHQRATLVVTFLTIVATLALYVVAPKGFLPLQDTASITAVTEAGQDVSFAEMQARQTEAADAIKADPDVIGVVSVIGAGTVNPTTNVGRLVMTLKPRGDRKAGVAEVIERLKQRVASIPGMTVYFQAVQDVQISTQSSRSQYQYTLTATDAALVSEWAAKLVAELRDDPLFRDVSSEAQERGLRAALDVNRQRAGQLGVSLQAINDTLNDAFAQRQISTIYGQANQYRVVLEAMPIYQKDPSILSKLYVPGTDGAQVPISAVAELKRTTAPLSISHQAQFPSVALSFNLAPGASLGEAVDEIKVIETRIGMPGSIVGVFYGDAAEFSKSLSGQPWLILAALVTIYIVLGVLYESFIHPITILSTLPSAGVGAILALMLFGQDLSVIGLIGIILLMGIVKKNAIMMIDFALEAERHKGMSSYDAIVQACRLRFRPIMMTTLAALFGALPLAVESGTGSELRFPLGISIIGGLLLSQLLTLYTTPVIYLALDRINRKFERALPPAPPLAGPAEEAR, from the coding sequence ATGAGCGTCTCCGAGCCGTTCATCCGGCGCCCGATCGCAACCTCGCTGCTCGGCGTGGCGTTGCTGCTCGGCGGCGTGCTCGGCTATTTTTCGCTACCGGTGTCGGCGCTGCCTCAGGTCGATTTTCCGACCGTGCAGGTCTCGACCCGGCTGCCGGGCGCGAGCCCCGACGTGGTGGCGTCGCTGATCACCGCGCCGCTGGAGCGGCAGCTCGGCCAGATTCCGTCGCTGACGGCGATGACCTCGACCTCATCGTTCGGCGTCAGCCAGGTGTCGCTGCAGTTCGACCTCAACCGCGATATCGACGGCGCCACCCAGGACGTTCAGGCGGCGATCAACGCCGCCGCCGGCATCCTGCCGAAGAACCTGCCGTACCCGCCGACCTACGCCAAGGTGAACCCGGCCGACGCCCCGGTGATGACGCTGGCGCTGACCTCGACCACCGCCTCGCTGCGGGCGATGAGCGACATCGCCGATACGATGCTGGCGCAGCGGCTGGCGCAGATCAGCGGCGTCGGCCGGGTCGCGGTGCTCGGCGGATTGAAGCCGGCGGTGCGGGTCCAGGCCGATCTCGCCCGGCTCGCCGCCTATGGCATCTCGATGGAAGACCTGCGCACGGCGATCGCCGGCGCCAATGTCTCCGGCCCGAAGGGCTCGCTCGACGGCGCGCAACAGGCCTACACCATCGCCGCCAACGACCAGATCGCCACGGCAGAGGCTTACAAGCCGATCATCGTTGCCTATCGCAACGGCTCGCCGGTGACGATCGGCGACGTCGCGAATATTCTCGATGGATTGGAGAACGACCGCACCGGCGCCTGGTACCAAGGCACGCCCTCGGTGATCCTCGACATCCAGCGCCAGCCGGGCGCCAATGTCATCGAAGTGGTCCGCGGCATCCGCGCCGAGATCCCCAAGCTGCAACGCATCATCCCGGCCGGCGTCAAGCTCACCGTGGTCAGCGACCGCACCGAGACGATCCGCGCCTCGGTCAACGACGTGCAGTTCACGCTGCTGCTCAGCGTCGGGCTGGTGACGCTGGTGGTGCTGCTGTTCCTGCGCTCGATGCGGGCGACGATCATCGCCGGCGTGGCGCTGCCGCTGTCGCTGATCACCTCGTTCGGGGTGATGTATTTCGCCGGCTTCAGCCTCGACAATCTGTCGCTGATGGCGCTGACGATCGGCACCGGCTTCGTCGTCGACGACGCCATCGTGATGATCGAGAACATCGTCCGCCATATGGAGGAGGGCGAAAACCCGATGCAGGCGGCGCTGTCCGGCGCCTCCGAAATCGGCTTCACCGTGATCTCGCTGACGATGTCGCTGATCGCGGTATTCATCCCGCTGTTGTTCATGTCGGGCCTGGTCGGCCGGATGTTCCGCGAATTCGCGCTGACGCTGACGATCGCCGTGGTGACGTCCGCCATCGTGTCGCTGACGCTGACGCCGATGATGTGCTCGCGGCTGCTCAAACACGCCCACGAGGAGCGCCAGGTGCCCGGCCTCGCGGCCATCACCCGCTGGATCGATCGCGGTGCCGAGGCCTATCACCGCAGCCTGCTCTGGGTACTGAAGCATCAGCGCGCCACGCTGGTGGTGACGTTCCTCACCATCGTGGCGACGCTGGCGCTCTATGTGGTCGCGCCGAAGGGCTTCCTGCCGCTGCAGGACACCGCCTCGATCACCGCCGTGACGGAGGCCGGGCAGGACGTCTCCTTCGCCGAGATGCAGGCGCGGCAGACCGAGGCGGCCGACGCGATCAAGGCCGATCCGGACGTGATCGGCGTGGTGTCGGTGATCGGCGCCGGCACGGTCAATCCGACCACCAATGTCGGCCGGCTGGTGATGACGCTGAAGCCGCGCGGTGACCGCAAGGCCGGCGTCGCCGAGGTGATCGAGCGGCTGAAGCAGCGGGTGGCGTCGATCCCCGGCATGACGGTGTACTTCCAGGCGGTGCAGGACGTGCAGATCTCGACCCAGTCGAGCCGCTCGCAATATCAGTACACGCTGACCGCCACGGATGCGGCGCTGGTCTCGGAATGGGCGGCGAAGCTGGTCGCCGAGCTGCGCGACGATCCCTTGTTCCGCGACGTCTCGTCGGAAGCGCAGGAGCGGGGCCTGCGCGCCGCGCTCGACGTCAATCGGCAGCGCGCCGGCCAGCTCGGCGTCAGCCTCCAGGCGATCAACGACACGCTGAACGACGCCTTCGCGCAACGTCAGATCTCGACGATCTACGGCCAGGCCAACCAGTACCGCGTGGTGCTGGAGGCGATGCCGATTTACCAGAAGGACCCGTCGATCCTGTCGAAGCTGTACGTGCCCGGCACCGACGGCGCGCAGGTGCCGATCTCGGCGGTGGCGGAATTGAAGCGGACCACCGCGCCGCTGTCGATCTCGCACCAGGCGCAGTTTCCGTCGGTGGCGCTGAGCTTCAATCTGGCGCCGGGGGCGTCGCTCGGCGAGGCGGTCGACGAGATCAAGGTGATCGAGACCCGGATCGGGATGCCCGGCAGCATCGTCGGCGTGTTCTACGGCGACGCCGCCGAGTTCTCGAAATCGCTGTCCGGCCAGCCCTGGCTGATCCTCGCAGCACTGGTGACGATCTACATCGTGCTCGGCGTGCTGTACGAGAGCTTCATCCACCCGATCACCATCCTGTCGACGCTGCCCTCTGCGGGCGTCGGCGCGATCCTGGCCTTGATGCTGTTCGGGCAGGACCTCTCGGTGATCGGGCTGATCGGCATCATCCTGTTGATGGGTATCGTCAAGAAGAACGCGATCATGATGATCGACTTCGCGCTGGAGGCGGAGCGGCACAAGGGGATGTCGTCCTACGACGCGATCGTGCAGGCCTGCCGGCTGCGGTTCCGTCCGATCATGATGACGACGCTGGCGGCGCTGTTCGGCGCGCTGCCGCTCGCGGTCGAAAGCGGCACCGGCTCCGAGCTGCGGTTTCCGCTCGGCATCTCGATCATCGGCGGCCTGCTGCTCAGCCAGTTGTTGACGCTGTACACCACGCCGGTGATCTATCTGGCGCTCGACCGGATCAACCGGAAGTTCGAGCGGGCGCTGCCGCCGGCGCCGCCGCTGGCCGGCCCGGCGGAGGAGGCGCGCTGA
- a CDS encoding efflux RND transporter periplasmic adaptor subunit — MLFKPETNDASGTGPGANSLASRARRRTVSLLVTAIILAGLGYIAWTAFQTKPAAVTGRGGPRGDMAVPVLAATPKIQDVPVYLDGVGSVKALANVTVRAQVDGKLVAVNFTEGQDVKAGDVLAEIDPAIYQAQYDQAVAKKAQDEAQLANAKIDLARYQQLAASNAGSKQQADTQKATVAQLDALVRSDQAAIDNAAATLSYTKVVAPISGRAGLRQVDKGNLVKSADTTGIVVITQLQPIAVQFSLPQQQIVRVNAASAKGALAVDVFGNDGVTVIDTGVLRGIDNQVDQTTGTVKLKAEFPNTRFQLWPGQFVNVRLKVETLNQVVVVPTSAVQRGPAGTFSYVIDQDNVVHAQPVKVTQQNETEAVIASGLTPADRVVTTGFANLSEGAKVRIGDGGQAPAVDLAPRKRRGPPGDQAKPGEGGAAEQGKRRRGEGGAGAPGQTGQAPAAGAEPAGAAKAQ; from the coding sequence ATGCTCTTTAAGCCGGAGACCAACGACGCGTCCGGCACCGGGCCCGGCGCAAACAGTCTGGCGTCGCGCGCCCGGCGGCGGACGGTGTCGTTGCTGGTGACCGCGATCATCCTCGCCGGGCTCGGCTACATCGCCTGGACCGCGTTCCAGACCAAGCCGGCGGCCGTCACGGGGCGCGGTGGACCGCGTGGCGACATGGCGGTGCCGGTGCTGGCGGCGACGCCCAAGATTCAGGACGTGCCGGTGTATCTCGACGGCGTCGGCTCGGTGAAGGCGCTCGCCAATGTCACCGTGCGCGCCCAGGTCGACGGCAAGCTGGTCGCGGTGAACTTCACCGAAGGTCAGGACGTCAAGGCCGGGGATGTGCTGGCCGAGATCGATCCGGCGATCTATCAGGCGCAATACGATCAGGCGGTGGCGAAAAAGGCGCAGGACGAGGCGCAGCTCGCCAACGCCAAGATCGATCTCGCCCGCTATCAGCAACTCGCGGCGTCGAACGCCGGCTCGAAGCAGCAGGCCGACACCCAGAAGGCGACCGTGGCGCAGCTCGACGCGCTGGTGCGCTCCGATCAGGCGGCGATCGACAACGCCGCGGCGACGCTGAGCTACACCAAGGTGGTGGCGCCGATCTCCGGCCGCGCCGGCCTGCGCCAGGTCGACAAGGGCAATCTCGTCAAGTCGGCCGACACCACCGGCATCGTGGTGATCACGCAGTTGCAGCCGATCGCGGTGCAGTTCAGCCTGCCGCAACAGCAGATCGTGCGCGTCAACGCCGCGTCGGCGAAGGGCGCGCTGGCGGTCGACGTGTTCGGCAATGACGGCGTCACCGTCATCGATACCGGCGTGCTCAGGGGCATCGACAATCAGGTCGATCAAACCACCGGCACGGTGAAGCTGAAGGCGGAATTTCCGAACACCAGATTCCAGCTCTGGCCCGGGCAATTCGTCAATGTCCGACTCAAGGTCGAGACGCTGAACCAGGTCGTGGTGGTGCCGACCTCGGCGGTGCAGCGCGGACCGGCCGGGACATTCAGCTACGTCATCGACCAGGACAATGTGGTGCATGCGCAGCCCGTCAAGGTGACGCAGCAGAACGAAACCGAGGCGGTAATCGCCAGCGGGCTGACGCCCGCGGATCGTGTCGTCACCACCGGATTCGCCAATCTGTCCGAGGGTGCCAAGGTCAGGATCGGCGACGGCGGCCAGGCGCCGGCCGTCGATCTGGCGCCGCGCAAGCGCCGCGGCCCGCCCGGCGATCAGGCCAAGCCGGGCGAAGGTGGCGCCGCCGAACAGGGCAAGCGCCGCCGCGGCGAGGGCGGCGCAGGGGCGCCGGGACAGACCGGGCAGGCGCCCGCGGCGGGCGCCGAACCGGCGGGGGCTGCGAAGGCGCAGTGA